A window from Streptomyces sp. NBC_00271 encodes these proteins:
- the dprA gene encoding DNA-processing protein DprA, translated as MSQEDERLRRAFLARVIEPGDEVCGRWLRAVGAAEAVRRLVAGGEQPRGVTDKRWAGLRARAERADPERDLAVAREEGTRFVCPGDPEWPAQLDDLGDTRPTGLWVRGRPSLRIWALRSVAVVGARACTEYGAHMAGTLGAGLAERGWVVVSGGAYGVDGAAHRGALGAGGATVAVLACGVDRPYPRGHTELITRIAEQGLVVGELPPGDHPTPSRFILRNRVIAALTRGTVVVEAAYRSGALVTARAAQRLGRFAMGVPGPVTSGLSAGVHELLRGEAVLVTDAADVAELVGDIGELAQDRRGPVLPRDLLDPGAGRVLAALPARGLAGAEDIARGAGTTTDDAVARLYELRSLGFVERHGDGWKLTRQAMISVRGDRRGC; from the coding sequence GTGAGCCAGGAGGACGAGAGGCTCCGGCGGGCCTTCCTCGCGCGGGTGATCGAACCGGGCGACGAGGTCTGCGGGCGCTGGCTGCGGGCGGTCGGTGCCGCGGAGGCGGTCCGGCGGCTCGTCGCGGGCGGCGAGCAGCCACGGGGAGTGACGGACAAGCGCTGGGCGGGACTGCGGGCCCGGGCGGAGCGGGCGGATCCGGAGCGGGACCTCGCGGTGGCGCGTGAGGAGGGGACCCGGTTCGTGTGCCCCGGGGACCCCGAGTGGCCGGCGCAACTCGACGACCTCGGCGACACGCGTCCCACCGGTCTGTGGGTGCGGGGGCGGCCCAGCCTGCGGATATGGGCGCTGCGCTCGGTCGCCGTGGTCGGAGCCCGGGCCTGTACCGAGTACGGCGCCCATATGGCGGGCACGCTCGGTGCCGGGCTCGCCGAGCGGGGCTGGGTGGTGGTGTCGGGCGGTGCCTACGGGGTGGACGGCGCCGCGCACCGGGGCGCCCTCGGGGCGGGCGGCGCCACCGTCGCCGTGCTGGCCTGCGGAGTCGACCGGCCCTATCCGCGCGGGCACACCGAGTTGATCACCAGGATCGCCGAACAGGGGCTGGTCGTGGGGGAGTTGCCGCCGGGCGACCACCCCACGCCGAGCAGATTCATCCTCAGGAACCGGGTCATCGCCGCGCTCACCCGGGGGACCGTGGTCGTCGAGGCCGCGTACCGCAGTGGCGCACTGGTCACGGCGCGGGCGGCGCAGCGGCTGGGGCGGTTCGCGATGGGGGTGCCGGGCCCGGTCACCAGCGGGCTGTCGGCCGGGGTGCACGAGCTGCTGCGCGGCGAAGCGGTCCTGGTCACGGACGCCGCGGACGTCGCCGAACTGGTGGGCGACATCGGCGAGCTGGCCCAGGACCGGCGCGGGCCCGTGCTGCCGCGTGACCTGCTGGATCCGGGCGCCGGACGTGTGCTGGCCGCGCTGCCGGCGCGCGGTCTGGCGGGAGCGGAGGACATCGCCCGCGGGGCAGGGACCACCACGGACGACGCGGTCGCGAGGCTGTACGAACTCCGATCACTTGGTTTCGTCGAACGACACGGCGACGGCTGGAAGTTGACACGCCAGGCAATGATCTCGGTCCGCGGTGATCGTCGCGGGTGCTGA